ATTGAGTAGTCTGGTGGAAAGACTGTTCATAAGTGATTAATTTCAAGGATTTACCACTTGTGTGAGTCCTCTAATGTCCAATGAGGGCTGAAATCTGGTTGAAACACTATCCATACACAATACACATGAGGGATTTCTCTGTGAGTTTTGTTGATTGATGGTTGATTTCTCAAAGGGAAAATTTCCAGGTTTATTATATTCATTGATCTTCCCCTGAGTCCTCTGATGCTGCACTTCCAGTCAAAGTTTCCCCATATccattacattcatagggtttcccCCACATGGGGACTGACGTACTCTGAGGTTGTTTGTAGATGAAAACGTTCCCACGTTCATTAATAATAGGATTTCTCCCCAGTGTGAGTTCTCTGAAGTGTTTAGGACTGGCATTTGgctaaaagctttttcacattCAACCCATTCACAGGGTTTCTCCCGTGTGAATTCTATGATGCAGAGGTAGATGAGAATTTCTCTTGAAGGACTTTCCACCCTTGTTACACTCCTAAGGTTTCTGtcctgtgtgaattctctgatgccaAGTGAAGTGAAACTTCCTAGAGAGAGATATTTCACACgtattacattcatagggtttctctcatGTGTGGACCCTCTGATGTAACCTGAGGTTGACTTTATAGGTGAAAACTTTCCGACATTCATTACATCcatagggtttctccccagtgtgaattctctgatgtctACTTAGTAATGACTTCCAGTTAAAAGCCTTCCCACATTGAATACATAcatagggtttctcccctgtATGATTTCTCTGATGCTCAATGAGGTTAGACTTTCTATAGAAGGACTTTCCACATTTGTTACActcatagggtttctcccctgtGTGACTTCTCTCATGCTCAGTGAGGTTAGTCTTTCTATAGAAGGACTTTCCACATTTGTTACActcatagggtttctcccctgtGTGACTTCTCTGATGCTCAGTGAGGTAAGACTTTGTATAGAAGGATTTTCCACATTTGTTACActcatagggtttctcccctgtGTGACTTCTCTGATGCAGAACGAGGTAAGACTTTCTATAGAAggattttctacatctgttacactcatagggtttctccccagtgtgaaTTCTGTGATGCTCAATGAGGTAACTCTTTCTATGGAAGGATTTTCCACATTTATTACAAtcatagggtttctcccctgtGTGACTTCTCTGATGATCACTGAGGTAACTTTTTCTATTGAAGGATTTTCCACATTTATTACACTCGTAGGGTTTCTCTCCCGTGTGAGTACGCTGATGTATTTTTAGGGATGACTTATGTCTAAAAGTTTTCCCACATTTATTACAGTCATAGGCTTTCTCccctgtgtgaattctctgatgcacAATGAGGTATGACTTCCTACAGACAGATTTTCCACACTCACCACATTCATAGCGTTTCGCCCCTGTGTGACGTCTCTGATGTTTTCTGAGGTATGATATGTGGGTaaaagctttcccacattcagTACATTCATGGCGTTTCTCCCCTGCGTGACTTTTCTGATGCTCAGTGAGGTGAGAATTTCTAtagaaggcttttccacatttactacactcatagggtttctcccctgtGTGAGTTCTCTGATGTCTTTTTAGGGTTGATTTATGGCCATAAGCTTTCCCACATTCaatacattcatagggtttctcccctATGCAACTTCTCTGATGTTCTCTGAGGTATGACATGTGGGTAAAAGTTTTCTCACATTCATTGCATGCATAAGGTCTCTCCCCACTATGAGTTCTCTGATGTCCAATGAGGTATGACTTCCTAGAGAAGGATTTTCCACATTCTTCATAGGGTTTCACACTCATTTGAGTTCTCTGATGTACAGTAAAGGTAGTCTGAGGGTATAAGGTTTGCCAAAATATGGTATCATCACAGAAGCTCCTCTTTGTGTCAAGTTTCTGGGATATGGTAAGGGCTGCATTAGGGCTTAAGTTACTTCCAATTTCAAAGGGCTTTATTTCTGAGTGAGTGCTCTGATGTTCTCTGCAGTGTGACTTCTGGCTGAAAGTTTTCTCACCTGTGTCTGTATTCTGAAGTTGAGTAAAAAAGTCttgctgcaaatattttccttgaTTTGCCAGGCTTTTCTCTAAGAGGTTATCAAGTTTGCAgtcttataaaataaagaaaataaaaatgccttATAAGCCTTAAAACACATTTCTTATAGGATGCAGCCTTTACATATATGCCCTATATTGTATTTGACTATTTTTCTAGCCACCACATCttcccaaaataaatgaattccaaATGTATGTTTCCTATACTCCTTGAGAAAAAAGGACACCAAAATTATGATGATTGTCTCTATATagctggcattttaaaaataaggaaatgaacaGTAAATAGCTAATAGAGGACTCTCAAAAGTGATTCACTTGGGCAACTGGAAAATGAGACACTGGGATGACTGATTATTAGCAGTAAGTAGAACTACAAGAAAAATCAGTCAGTAAGGGTTTTCAAACAATATATCAGAGAAGGGATTGGACTGAGGAAGAATATCAATGTCTAGGTCTTTATACTTCCAACTAAAGATTATGATGGTAGGAACTTATTAGTCTACAAGCTTCCAGCTGGAGTTCCCTCTGTTCTATTCTACACATCAACACTGAAATAAATTCATAATTGAACTGATTTTCTTCTGATTAAAGAAACAATTCTATAGCTCAAGCTCACATCCTCCTGGAGTTATTCACAGAATTACAAATGTACAAGAAGGGTAAAACCATATATTGACCTGGAATGAATTCACTTCTATATGCTGGCTCTGATGCCTTAGTTTATTATATCAGTGCTGGTAAACAACAAACTTCTCTTGAATATCAAATCACAAGTTTCCCCTTTCATTATGATCACTCACTCTCCTGaaactagtttttttgttttgtttttgctttttgccacactgcactacatgcaggatcttagttccctgatcagggatcaaacctgtgccccctgcagtcttaaccactggaccaccaaggaattccccctAAAACTAGTCCTAACCAGGACTAATCTCTatgtaggatctcagttccctgaccagggatcaaacctgtgccccctgcagtcttaaccactggaccaccaaggaattccccctAAAACTAGTCCTAACCAGGACTAATCTCTatgtaggatctcagttccctgaccagggatcaaacctgtgccccctgcagtcttaaccactggaccaccaaggaattccccctAAAACTAGTCTTAACCAGGACTAATCTCTATGTAAGCATTCCATCTACTTCTGAACATACAGCTTCTATTAACTGAGATCCTTTAATATCACGTTTCAACCTGTTTCCAAAAGCCTATTTAGAAATGTACAGTTTATTCATTTCTCATAAaagtttctttcatatatttgacTGCTCTTACCTAGGTTATTTTCACTTTCTACATAAAATGCCAGCCTTATGCTAAAACCTAAGATGGCACTGAACACACTGCTCTAAATACAACAGATAAAAAGAGTTAAGTGGcatcattttggaaaataacCTTTTTTACCAACTTCAGGCACATGAGATATTCTAGCTATCATTCCACAACTCCACGATATTTTCCAATCTAACCTGGCCAGGCTATTTGTCTCTCGTCAGTGGTTCCTTAACAacaataatatttttcattttcaacaatTATCTTCTACCCACATCCTTTCTCTACATAACCCTACATCCCAACTTAAGGACTAACAATTAATCTAGATATTTTTTAAGGCAATGCTATTCTCTAAACTTGACCAAGAAAATACCTTCTAAGAGGTTCCCACCAGTAATTTACACTCTCACAATACATGCTGCCTATACCATTTATCTTAACAATGAATACCTGGAGAGCACACATGCACATTGAGGCAcacatttttaagtaaattacCATCATTCAATCAGGATGCATCTTAAAATTTATGGCATGTCCACAGTTTTTTAGCTATCCCTAAAATAATGGTTTGTCTCTCAACTGATACCAGTTTAgatcttataaaatatatttcatgcagCTTTGTGCTCCTAAATCTGGAACAGAACTCTCATTCTGTGATTATTTTTGCACCCCTCTgtgatataaaataaatcagttgTCTTTAAAAGTGCAGTATGCTTCAGAGCTACCCAGACCACTCTTGGTTACACTGGCTCAGGTTCAATGCCAATATACAGGATGATTCAGAAGTCAAAGAAATTTGACTGGTGCATCGATAAACATGAAATACCTCTCACCTACCTGGCTCTATTGTCAACCCTAATGTAACTGtacaaaattaattatatattacatcCTAGAGGAGGGAAGAATAAGGAATATTCTTTCTTGGTGCATTACAATACACCAaattatttatacacacacacattagttTTACGTATATCttaatttgtgtatgtgtgtgttttaacattCTTATTCCAAATAATGAGGCACTATTCAGTTTATTATGTTTCTGACCATTATTTGTATGGCATTTTTCTACCTATAAACATCTTCTGCTTGATTTCATATGcacaattttcattttagattcaTAGACCATGATTGCCCTACAGTGTACCATGTTCCGTTTTATTGCTACATCATGATTTAGTTTTAAGTTCACTTGTGAATAAGTATTGAGGTTCTTTGCAGATTTGAGTTTTTTATAAATGTTGTATGAAGAAAGTCTTATTTTTGTCTCCCAGTGAAAAAGTGTAGGAAACTCTAGAAGATAAATCTGGGAGTGAAACTGCTGAGTCATGGGGAACAGgtatgttaaacttttttttttttttttaatatttatttatttggctgtgccaggtcttagttgcagcatgcgagatctttgttgcggcgtgtgggatcttcagttgtggcatgctggatcttttagttgtggcatgtgaactcttagttgtggcatgtgggacctagctccccgatcagggattgaacccaggtcccctgcattgggagcagagtcttagccactagaccaccagggaagtcccaggcatgttaaactttaaagaaaatgctAATCTGTTTTCCCAAATACTTACACCAATTAATTCTGCTACCTGCCTTGTAGATGCTTCCCTACATGATATCCTCATACTCTTGGAGTCATAAGACCTCTTCATGTTTGAGAATTGAGTGGGTATAAAATCATACTATATGAGATCCAATCTGAATTTGTACTTCCCACATTACCCAAATTGAGCACTTTTTCTCATAAATTCCATTTATTCCCTTCTTTGAGAAATACCTGTTTATggactttgacttttttttttaatcggttGCTTGACTTTTTACTCACAATTTCAGTAGTTTAACACTTAACATACATTTGAGTCCCAAGTTTTTGTCTCAGGTGCCGAATCagtgaatgaaatattttaaatatctgctcTCAGAGATCTTATATTCCagtggaaagagacagaaaacaaaatacctGGCAATTGTATATTAGGTGATGAGTggttgggagaaaaataaaacagaagaaaggacaggggtgacattttaaatataatagtcACAGAAGGCCATACTAAGAAGATACTTGTCTTGAGATCTGAATTCTTTATCTATTATAGAAACAAATCCTTTCTGAAGTACATTTGTAACAAATATCATCTCTCACTGTATGATCTGTCTCctcacatttataaaaatatgaaatttagcATAAATATACATACAACTATTCTGTCCATTATAATAATACCACAGAGTGACCACCCACGGAACTATCATCCtcatcaagaaatagaatatgaCTGTATCAGGGATACTTCAGGACTTTCTTAAGCACAAGTTTCTGCATCATTACAGGTCACGTCACTCATAAAATTTAGAGTAATTGTTTGCTCTCATTTCTGTACTGTTTTACAACTCTCTTTTAGAAGCCTTAAGAATTTGGAcgtttagaaaaaatatatccaATATGTGGAGGAGGAAGATGTAACAAAAGCGATGAGATATAATCCTGCTGTTTTTCTCATCGTGAAAAACTAGGAaccaaaatatatgtttttaaaatcaagtaaTAGTCATTTTTGATATTCAAAAGCTAAAAATTAAGAGATTATAACAGAAACTAAAGTTGGGTGTTAAAATAtgagacagaagagaaaataagcattttaGTCTCATAACTGGTTTCATATCAGGTGATTATCAGATACTGTCTAAATAAATAGATGATTAAGCCATTACAtgagattataatttttttttgtggccacaccacgtggcacgtgggacctttGTTCCCTGATGAGGGaccaaacccatgccccctacagtggaagcacggagtcttaaccactagactgccagggaagtcctgagattaCAATTTTTAAGGTCACTACTTAAGCCAAAGTACAACTTAACTAAATTACCGGGAGAaaaatacacttattttaaaaagcaaaggaaacaggcCTATTACCGAAAAGAGTTTCTGTAACATTACACATAAGTTTGCATTATAGAAGTAATGGACAGTCAATCAATATGAATGGGCTAAGGTcaactattaaaagaaaatgctatTAGACTGTATCAGAGGCATAcctaaaattaatttggaaaattagaaataaaaaattgtaaatgaagtaaacatttaaaaataattcaggacTCACTGATCTTAGTTAAGGTTCAATTCAATTTTTCAAAGTTAAATTCAAGGTTTAGCATAATGCCAAACAAAGCCTCATgagtattattttgaaatttgatcAGCTCATTATTAAAACATGTCATAAAGGTGCTATAATCAATATGAAATGGTACTAGGGTAGAGATAATTAAACAGGCTAGAGAAACAATAGAGAAACCAGGAGCAAACACATAATTTACTGACTCTTGATTTCTATCTAAGGTAGCAGTgcataaaactgaagaaaattacCCACATGAAAgatcagtaaattttatgtttgaatGGAAATGCTTATAACATTCATATTTAAAGTTACTATCTACGTAGGTGGATTTCTGTCTTCCATTTTACTGTCTGCAAAGTGAGAACATCAATGTGCTTatattttatcccttttcttACACACTCCCTTACTACATCATATTAGGTCTACTCTTTCTAAACTTCAAGATGTAAGTCCTCAAAAGGGGAAGCATTTAAACAATTTCCTGGTGTCCACCTCTAAGTGACCACTTTGGATCCTATTTCCCCTGGAGACCTGTCTACTGTACTCAATAACTCACCTGCATGGCTCTTGCTTAGAATCTCTTCCTCTAACAACAATGGATCATCTTGCTCCAACTTGACGATTACATCTGGTTTTGTTAAACAATACCCTGCAAATGGGAAATAATTTAGGATTTGGATCAGCTGCATTGGCTTTAATGCATATGAATGTGAAGGAAGGAATAGTTCTAGGGAGTAGCATAGTTATGGTGCTCATTTGACCTTTCCTTTGGAGAGGAAACTACAATGTTGTTTTTTctgaatctaaaaagaaattgaTCTCCTTAAACCCCTGAATCATAAGGATACATAACATTGAGTCTACATGTACAGAGGTTTAAATAAGGTTCTGCATAGGAACTTCCAGTCATGGCCATGATGGTGTAAGAGGAATAATAGTACATGCCAAACAACTGGAAACCAtacaaaatcaatgaaataatgaCCTTTAGGCATTACACACTGGACAATGGTACTGGAAGACAAGGATCtctgagagaagagaagaaatagaatttcTAGGTTATGGTACAGGAAGAAGACACCGAATCACAGCCTGCTGATCTCAGTAACTACAGAAGGCAATGCTGGGAGCTCAGGAAAgccaaaaaaattagaatttctggAGTAAAATATTTCAGAGGAAAGAGGTACACtgagagagaagcaggaagcACTAACAGAAAGGTCACCTTGAATAAAATTTGTATATCCATATAAGAAAACTTCCATCAGTGGAGGAAAAGAACCCAAATGCAATAGGTGGAAAAATTCCCAAAGCGTAAACACAGACAGGATGTTTAGAAAGAGTGGAAAGATCTTCTAATACATGTGGAATACACGAGGTATTAGACACTGTTCACAAAAGAGTATTATTGTCCCACTACTGTGACCAAATAAGTCCTAAAGAATGCTCTAGACCTCAAATAACAAGCAAACATTGAATTAATTTAGTTAATTTGCTTAATTACAAGCCAGCACTTAATGGATTAAAGTTACTCCCAAGT
This region of Delphinus delphis chromosome 6, mDelDel1.2, whole genome shotgun sequence genomic DNA includes:
- the LOC132427526 gene encoding LOW QUALITY PROTEIN: zinc finger protein 182-like (The sequence of the model RefSeq protein was modified relative to this genomic sequence to represent the inferred CDS: deleted 1 base in 1 codon), which produces MNISKTSVSFRDVTVEFTLEEWQCMSSAQKTLYRDVMLENYSLLVSSGYCLTKPDVIVKLEQDDPLLLEEEILSKSHADCKLDNLLEKSLANQGKYLQQDFFTQLQNTDTGEKTFSQKSHCREHQSTHSEIKPFEIGSNLSPNAALTISQKLDTKRSFCDDTIFWQTLYPQTTFTVHQRTQMSVKPYEECGKSFSRKSYLIGHQRTHSGERPYACNECEKTFTHMSYLREHQRSCIGEKPYECIECGKAYGHKSTLKRHQRTHTGEKPYECSKCGKAFYRNSHLTEHQKSHAGEKRHECTECGKAFTHISYLRKHQRRHTGAKRYECGECGKSVCRKSYLIVHQRIHTGEKAYDCNKCGKTFRHKSSLKIHQRTHTGEKPYECNKCGKSFNRKSYLSDHQRSHTGEKPYDCNKCGKSFHRKSYLIEHHRIHTGEKPYECNRCRKSFYRKSYLVLHQRSHTGEKPYECNKCGKSFYTKSYLTEHQRSHTGEKPYECNKCGKSFYRKTNLTEHERSHTGEKPYECNKCGKSFYRKSNLIEHQRNHTGEKPYVCIQCGKAFNWKSLLSRHQRIHTGRNPMDVMNVGKFSPIKSTSGYIRGSTHERNPMNVIRVKYLSLGSFTSLGIREFTQDRNLRSVTRVESPSREILIYLCIIEFTREKPCEWVECEKAFSQMPVLNTSENSHWGEILLLMNVGTFSSTNNLRVRQSPCGGNPMNVMDMGKL